The Heliomicrobium undosum region AAGCCCACTGTTTTATAAGGAAGCGGTGGGCTTTTTGCAGTGCTCAGTTTTTATGCAATTCATTGATACTAGGGCTTGAATGAATAAAGCCCATGGCCTTGCCTATCTCACATTTCGTCTTATCATTCAATAGGAACATTACGTCCGAATCTATGGATGCTTCAAAAGCATACAGACCGTGATTAGCGCTTTTCAGGGAATTTCGTTGACGAATGAGAAAAAAAGTAATAAAATGCGATTGCAAGTTAATGGGAATAAATACTTTGAGTGGCATAGCAGTGATTGGAGTAAGGGAAAGACATCAGAGGTGTAGTAACTTCTGATGTCTCTTTATTTTTTTTGTGGGGTGTTTTGAACATGCTGTTGAAAAACCCGAGGATATTAATTCTGGGCGCAGGATATGCCGGGCTGATGACGGCGGTCCGATTGCAAAAAGCCCTACGCAAGGGAGAAGCGGATATCACACTGGTGAATAAGCATAACTACCACTACCAGACGACCTTGCTTCATGAAATCGCCGCCGGCACAGGTGAGGAGGGGCGGGTCTGCCTCCCCATACAAAACGTTATCGATACCCGGCGCATCCGCTTTATCAAGGATACCGTACTGGAGATCCGAGAAAAAGAGCGCCAGGTGATTCTCTGTCACGGTGAACCGCTTCACTACGATTACCTCGTCGTTGCCCTCGGTTTTGAACCGGCAACCTTCGGCATCCCGGGAATCGCAGAACATGCGATGTCCATTCGGAGTCTGAATGCGGCCAAGCGGATTCGCAATCGAATTGAGGGGCAGATTGCGGAGTACGCCGCGTCAGGGGCGCCAGGCGAAACGCTTACCTTTGTTGTCGGCGGCGCCGGCTTTACCGGTATTGAGTTCATCGGCGAGTTGGCCGATCAGGTTCCCCGCTGGTGCGCGAAATACGGCGTGCCTCGCCAGCACATACGATTGTTCTGTGTCGAAGCTGGATCCGGTTTGTTGCCTGGATTTACCCCTTCCTTATCCGCCTATGCCCGGCAGTCCCTCGAAGCGCGAGGCGTCGAGTTCTGTTTCA contains the following coding sequences:
- a CDS encoding NAD(P)/FAD-dependent oxidoreductase, whose translation is MLLKNPRILILGAGYAGLMTAVRLQKALRKGEADITLVNKHNYHYQTTLLHEIAAGTGEEGRVCLPIQNVIDTRRIRFIKDTVLEIREKERQVILCHGEPLHYDYLVVALGFEPATFGIPGIAEHAMSIRSLNAAKRIRNRIEGQIAEYAASGAPGETLTFVVGGAGFTGIEFIGELADQVPRWCAKYGVPRQHIRLFCVEAGSGLLPGFTPSLSAYARQSLEARGVEFCFNTRIRSVDAKGVLLEGVAGERRIEPATVVWTGGVQGNRLACGTVFTATRGRIPVSPDLRINGHDRVFVIGDCSAFTDPGSERPFPPTAQIAVLQALTCARNLQILVRGGRGLESFAPKLKGAVASLGSRDGVGLVLGVPMRGRLASSFKAIVDSRYLFTLGGFRLLLRKSKPGAGDMGTETCSTAATPWGD